A DNA window from Drosophila pseudoobscura strain MV-25-SWS-2005 chromosome 2, UCI_Dpse_MV25, whole genome shotgun sequence contains the following coding sequences:
- the spz gene encoding protein spaetzle isoform X7, with product MPPMWYQLIKILVLLFALFTTIVCINSEISKRREAEAAAAAAAAELAAMAAAGAAGGGGPPNSTDMSDFMSDNLLDILRNMAKEHPDIQEGRDHQLRPEELPATDLDVLITEIFKVTDDAGVHIFDTTITDNAPLMPIHTMIDHQSQPQQPTQPQSKPQAQPQPQPSHYHQYHSLSQQDQYFKGTNPTTVPEQQDQAQRTRQPPENLMHHMKTTTPPVIKRDIPQCVEDQANHKSKSFCTQVENYPDLSLIKGKLSQNFSNFFSDPEPVPVDISSRLGPNDEVFLCRSRRRYLYPKSGLKSDNTWQFIVNNDEFKQGILIEECENEEMPCDYSLSFPQRYKPICKQHYVLRMLASIRNTSGELDVGQESFKIPSCCKCVLKVL from the exons ATGCCGCCCATGTGGTACCAGCTGATCAAAATTTTGGTGCTCCTCTTCGCCCTCTTTACCACG ATAGTTTGTATCAATAGCGAAATATCGAAACGACGTGAAGctgaggcagcggcagcggctgcagctgcagaatTGGCCGCCATGGCAGCTGCCGGAGCTGCGGGAGGCGGAGGCCCTCCCAACTCCACAGATATGTCCGACTTTATGTCCGATAATCTGCTGGACATCCTACGGAACATGGCCAAGGAGCATCCAGACATACAGGAAGGAAGGGATCATCAGTTGCGGCCGGAGGAG TTGCCCGCCACGGATCTCGATGTACTCATTACTGAGATTTTCAAGGTGACCGACGACGCAGGTGTACATATTTTTGAT ACAACGATAACGGACAATGCACCCCTCATGCCCATACACACCATGATCGACcaccagtcccagccccagcaaccgacacagccacagtctaagccacaggcacagccacagccacagccaagccATTACCATCAATATCACAGCCTGAGCCAACAAGATCAATACTTCAAA GGGACCAATCCGACAACGGTGCCAGAGCAACAGGATCAGGCCCAAAGGACGCGACAGCCGCCAGAGAACC TCATGCACCACATGAAGACCACCACGCCGCCGGTGATCAAGAGGGATATACCGCAGTGCGTCGAGGATCAAGCCAATCACAAATCCAAATCCTTCTGCACCCAGGTCGAGAACTATCCGGATCTGTCGCTCATCAAGGGAAAACTGTCGCAGAACTTCTCCAATTTCTTCAGTGATCCCGAGCCCGTTCCCGTGGATATCAGTTCGCGATTGGGCCCCAATGATGAGGTTTTCCTGTGCAGGAGCCGTCGGAGGTACCTGTACCCCAAGTCGGGCCTGAAGTCGGACAACACCTGGCAGTTCATAGTCAACAACGATGAGTTCAAGCAAGGCATACTGATCGAAGAGTGCGA GAACGAGGAAATGCCCTGTGACTACTCCTTGAGCTTTCCGCAGCGATATAAGCCCATCTGCAAGCAGCACTACGTGTTGCGAATGCTGGCCAGCATCCGCAATACGAGCGGCGAGCTGGATGTGGGACAGGAGTCCTTCAAGATACCCTCCTGCTGCAAGTGCGTGCTCAAAGTCCTCTAA
- the spz gene encoding protein spaetzle isoform X4: MPPMWYQLIKILVLLFALFTTIVCINSEISKRREAEAAAAAAAAELAAMAAAGAAGGGGPPNSTDMSDFMSDNLLDILRNMAKEHPDIQEGRDHQLRPEELPATDLDVLITEIFKVTDDAGVHIFDTTITDNAPLMPIHTMIDHQSQPQQPTQPQSKPQAQPQPQPSHYHQYHSLSQQDQYFKGTNPTTVPEQQDQAQRTRQPPENPIVFPDSAVMHHMKTTTPPVIKRDIPQCVEDQANHKSKSFCTQVENYPDLSLIKGKLSQNFSNFFSDPEPVPVDISSRLGPNDEVFLCRSRRRYLYPKSGLKSDNTWQFIVNNDEFKQGILIEECENEEMPCDYSLSFPQRYKPICKQHYVLRMLASIRNTSGELDVGQESFKIPSCCKCVLKVL; this comes from the exons ATGCCGCCCATGTGGTACCAGCTGATCAAAATTTTGGTGCTCCTCTTCGCCCTCTTTACCACG ATAGTTTGTATCAATAGCGAAATATCGAAACGACGTGAAGctgaggcagcggcagcggctgcagctgcagaatTGGCCGCCATGGCAGCTGCCGGAGCTGCGGGAGGCGGAGGCCCTCCCAACTCCACAGATATGTCCGACTTTATGTCCGATAATCTGCTGGACATCCTACGGAACATGGCCAAGGAGCATCCAGACATACAGGAAGGAAGGGATCATCAGTTGCGGCCGGAGGAG TTGCCCGCCACGGATCTCGATGTACTCATTACTGAGATTTTCAAGGTGACCGACGACGCAGGTGTACATATTTTTGAT ACAACGATAACGGACAATGCACCCCTCATGCCCATACACACCATGATCGACcaccagtcccagccccagcaaccgacacagccacagtctaagccacaggcacagccacagccacagccaagccATTACCATCAATATCACAGCCTGAGCCAACAAGATCAATACTTCAAA GGGACCAATCCGACAACGGTGCCAGAGCAACAGGATCAGGCCCAAAGGACGCGACAGCCGCCAGAGAACC CTATTGTCTTTCCCGATTCAGCAGTCATGCACCACATGAAGACCACCACGCCGCCGGTGATCAAGAGGGATATACCGCAGTGCGTCGAGGATCAAGCCAATCACAAATCCAAATCCTTCTGCACCCAGGTCGAGAACTATCCGGATCTGTCGCTCATCAAGGGAAAACTGTCGCAGAACTTCTCCAATTTCTTCAGTGATCCCGAGCCCGTTCCCGTGGATATCAGTTCGCGATTGGGCCCCAATGATGAGGTTTTCCTGTGCAGGAGCCGTCGGAGGTACCTGTACCCCAAGTCGGGCCTGAAGTCGGACAACACCTGGCAGTTCATAGTCAACAACGATGAGTTCAAGCAAGGCATACTGATCGAAGAGTGCGA GAACGAGGAAATGCCCTGTGACTACTCCTTGAGCTTTCCGCAGCGATATAAGCCCATCTGCAAGCAGCACTACGTGTTGCGAATGCTGGCCAGCATCCGCAATACGAGCGGCGAGCTGGATGTGGGACAGGAGTCCTTCAAGATACCCTCCTGCTGCAAGTGCGTGCTCAAAGTCCTCTAA
- the spz gene encoding protein spaetzle isoform X2 yields MPPMWYQLIKILVLLFALFTTIVCINSEISKRREAEAAAAAAAAELAAMAAAGAAGGGGPPNSTDMSDFMSDNLLDILRNMAKEHPDIQEGRDHQLRPEELPATDLDVLITEIFKVTDDAGVHIFDTTITDNAPLMPIHTMIDHQSQPQQPTQPQSKPQAQPQPQPSHYHQYHSLSQQDQYFKVQRSPDGKLNLVFNDTFVSLQGTNPTTVPEQQDQAQRTRQPPENPVMHHMKTTTPPVIKRDIPQCVEDQANHKSKSFCTQVENYPDLSLIKGKLSQNFSNFFSDPEPVPVDISSRLGPNDEVFLCRSRRRYLYPKSGLKSDNTWQFIVNNDEFKQGILIEECENEEMPCDYSLSFPQRYKPICKQHYVLRMLASIRNTSGELDVGQESFKIPSCCKCVLKVL; encoded by the exons ATGCCGCCCATGTGGTACCAGCTGATCAAAATTTTGGTGCTCCTCTTCGCCCTCTTTACCACG ATAGTTTGTATCAATAGCGAAATATCGAAACGACGTGAAGctgaggcagcggcagcggctgcagctgcagaatTGGCCGCCATGGCAGCTGCCGGAGCTGCGGGAGGCGGAGGCCCTCCCAACTCCACAGATATGTCCGACTTTATGTCCGATAATCTGCTGGACATCCTACGGAACATGGCCAAGGAGCATCCAGACATACAGGAAGGAAGGGATCATCAGTTGCGGCCGGAGGAG TTGCCCGCCACGGATCTCGATGTACTCATTACTGAGATTTTCAAGGTGACCGACGACGCAGGTGTACATATTTTTGAT ACAACGATAACGGACAATGCACCCCTCATGCCCATACACACCATGATCGACcaccagtcccagccccagcaaccgacacagccacagtctaagccacaggcacagccacagccacagccaagccATTACCATCAATATCACAGCCTGAGCCAACAAGATCAATACTTCAAAGTGCAGCGCTCACCGGACGGCAAGCTGAATCTCGTCTTTAACGATACGTTCGTCTCTTTGCAGGGGACCAATCCGACAACGGTGCCAGAGCAACAGGATCAGGCCCAAAGGACGCGACAGCCGCCAGAGAACC CAGTCATGCACCACATGAAGACCACCACGCCGCCGGTGATCAAGAGGGATATACCGCAGTGCGTCGAGGATCAAGCCAATCACAAATCCAAATCCTTCTGCACCCAGGTCGAGAACTATCCGGATCTGTCGCTCATCAAGGGAAAACTGTCGCAGAACTTCTCCAATTTCTTCAGTGATCCCGAGCCCGTTCCCGTGGATATCAGTTCGCGATTGGGCCCCAATGATGAGGTTTTCCTGTGCAGGAGCCGTCGGAGGTACCTGTACCCCAAGTCGGGCCTGAAGTCGGACAACACCTGGCAGTTCATAGTCAACAACGATGAGTTCAAGCAAGGCATACTGATCGAAGAGTGCGA GAACGAGGAAATGCCCTGTGACTACTCCTTGAGCTTTCCGCAGCGATATAAGCCCATCTGCAAGCAGCACTACGTGTTGCGAATGCTGGCCAGCATCCGCAATACGAGCGGCGAGCTGGATGTGGGACAGGAGTCCTTCAAGATACCCTCCTGCTGCAAGTGCGTGCTCAAAGTCCTCTAA
- the spz gene encoding protein spaetzle isoform X13, with amino-acid sequence MPPMWYQLIKILVLLFALFTTLPATDLDVLITEIFKVTDDAGVHIFDGTNPTTVPEQQDQAQRTRQPPENPIVFPDSAVMHHMKTTTPPVIKRDIPQCVEDQANHKSKSFCTQVENYPDLSLIKGKLSQNFSNFFSDPEPVPVDISSRLGPNDEVFLCRSRRRYLYPKSGLKSDNTWQFIVNNDEFKQGILIEECENEEMPCDYSLSFPQRYKPICKQHYVLRMLASIRNTSGELDVGQESFKIPSCCKCVLKVL; translated from the exons ATGCCGCCCATGTGGTACCAGCTGATCAAAATTTTGGTGCTCCTCTTCGCCCTCTTTACCACG TTGCCCGCCACGGATCTCGATGTACTCATTACTGAGATTTTCAAGGTGACCGACGACGCAGGTGTACATATTTTTGAT GGGACCAATCCGACAACGGTGCCAGAGCAACAGGATCAGGCCCAAAGGACGCGACAGCCGCCAGAGAACC CTATTGTCTTTCCCGATTCAGCAGTCATGCACCACATGAAGACCACCACGCCGCCGGTGATCAAGAGGGATATACCGCAGTGCGTCGAGGATCAAGCCAATCACAAATCCAAATCCTTCTGCACCCAGGTCGAGAACTATCCGGATCTGTCGCTCATCAAGGGAAAACTGTCGCAGAACTTCTCCAATTTCTTCAGTGATCCCGAGCCCGTTCCCGTGGATATCAGTTCGCGATTGGGCCCCAATGATGAGGTTTTCCTGTGCAGGAGCCGTCGGAGGTACCTGTACCCCAAGTCGGGCCTGAAGTCGGACAACACCTGGCAGTTCATAGTCAACAACGATGAGTTCAAGCAAGGCATACTGATCGAAGAGTGCGA GAACGAGGAAATGCCCTGTGACTACTCCTTGAGCTTTCCGCAGCGATATAAGCCCATCTGCAAGCAGCACTACGTGTTGCGAATGCTGGCCAGCATCCGCAATACGAGCGGCGAGCTGGATGTGGGACAGGAGTCCTTCAAGATACCCTCCTGCTGCAAGTGCGTGCTCAAAGTCCTCTAA
- the spz gene encoding protein spaetzle isoform X1 has protein sequence MPPMWYQLIKILVLLFALFTTIVCINSEISKRREAEAAAAAAAAELAAMAAAGAAGGGGPPNSTDMSDFMSDNLLDILRNMAKEHPDIQEGRDHQLRPEELPATDLDVLITEIFKVTDDAGVHIFDTTITDNAPLMPIHTMIDHQSQPQQPTQPQSKPQAQPQPQPSHYHQYHSLSQQDQYFKVQRSPDGKLNLVFNDTFVSLQGTNPTTVPEQQDQAQRTRQPPENPIVFPDSAVMHHMKTTTPPVIKRDIPQCVEDQANHKSKSFCTQVENYPDLSLIKGKLSQNFSNFFSDPEPVPVDISSRLGPNDEVFLCRSRRRYLYPKSGLKSDNTWQFIVNNDEFKQGILIEECENEEMPCDYSLSFPQRYKPICKQHYVLRMLASIRNTSGELDVGQESFKIPSCCKCVLKVL, from the exons ATGCCGCCCATGTGGTACCAGCTGATCAAAATTTTGGTGCTCCTCTTCGCCCTCTTTACCACG ATAGTTTGTATCAATAGCGAAATATCGAAACGACGTGAAGctgaggcagcggcagcggctgcagctgcagaatTGGCCGCCATGGCAGCTGCCGGAGCTGCGGGAGGCGGAGGCCCTCCCAACTCCACAGATATGTCCGACTTTATGTCCGATAATCTGCTGGACATCCTACGGAACATGGCCAAGGAGCATCCAGACATACAGGAAGGAAGGGATCATCAGTTGCGGCCGGAGGAG TTGCCCGCCACGGATCTCGATGTACTCATTACTGAGATTTTCAAGGTGACCGACGACGCAGGTGTACATATTTTTGAT ACAACGATAACGGACAATGCACCCCTCATGCCCATACACACCATGATCGACcaccagtcccagccccagcaaccgacacagccacagtctaagccacaggcacagccacagccacagccaagccATTACCATCAATATCACAGCCTGAGCCAACAAGATCAATACTTCAAAGTGCAGCGCTCACCGGACGGCAAGCTGAATCTCGTCTTTAACGATACGTTCGTCTCTTTGCAGGGGACCAATCCGACAACGGTGCCAGAGCAACAGGATCAGGCCCAAAGGACGCGACAGCCGCCAGAGAACC CTATTGTCTTTCCCGATTCAGCAGTCATGCACCACATGAAGACCACCACGCCGCCGGTGATCAAGAGGGATATACCGCAGTGCGTCGAGGATCAAGCCAATCACAAATCCAAATCCTTCTGCACCCAGGTCGAGAACTATCCGGATCTGTCGCTCATCAAGGGAAAACTGTCGCAGAACTTCTCCAATTTCTTCAGTGATCCCGAGCCCGTTCCCGTGGATATCAGTTCGCGATTGGGCCCCAATGATGAGGTTTTCCTGTGCAGGAGCCGTCGGAGGTACCTGTACCCCAAGTCGGGCCTGAAGTCGGACAACACCTGGCAGTTCATAGTCAACAACGATGAGTTCAAGCAAGGCATACTGATCGAAGAGTGCGA GAACGAGGAAATGCCCTGTGACTACTCCTTGAGCTTTCCGCAGCGATATAAGCCCATCTGCAAGCAGCACTACGTGTTGCGAATGCTGGCCAGCATCCGCAATACGAGCGGCGAGCTGGATGTGGGACAGGAGTCCTTCAAGATACCCTCCTGCTGCAAGTGCGTGCTCAAAGTCCTCTAA
- the spz gene encoding protein spaetzle isoform X8 has product MPPMWYQLIKILVLLFALFTTIVCINSEISKRREAEAAAAAAAAELAAMAAAGAAGGGGPPNSTDMSDFMSDNLLDILRNMAKEHPDIQEGRDHQLRPEELPATDLDVLITEIFKVTDDAGVHIFDGTNPTTVPEQQDQAQRTRQPPENPIVFPDSAVMHHMKTTTPPVIKRDIPQCVEDQANHKSKSFCTQVENYPDLSLIKGKLSQNFSNFFSDPEPVPVDISSRLGPNDEVFLCRSRRRYLYPKSGLKSDNTWQFIVNNDEFKQGILIEECENEEMPCDYSLSFPQRYKPICKQHYVLRMLASIRNTSGELDVGQESFKIPSCCKCVLKVL; this is encoded by the exons ATGCCGCCCATGTGGTACCAGCTGATCAAAATTTTGGTGCTCCTCTTCGCCCTCTTTACCACG ATAGTTTGTATCAATAGCGAAATATCGAAACGACGTGAAGctgaggcagcggcagcggctgcagctgcagaatTGGCCGCCATGGCAGCTGCCGGAGCTGCGGGAGGCGGAGGCCCTCCCAACTCCACAGATATGTCCGACTTTATGTCCGATAATCTGCTGGACATCCTACGGAACATGGCCAAGGAGCATCCAGACATACAGGAAGGAAGGGATCATCAGTTGCGGCCGGAGGAG TTGCCCGCCACGGATCTCGATGTACTCATTACTGAGATTTTCAAGGTGACCGACGACGCAGGTGTACATATTTTTGAT GGGACCAATCCGACAACGGTGCCAGAGCAACAGGATCAGGCCCAAAGGACGCGACAGCCGCCAGAGAACC CTATTGTCTTTCCCGATTCAGCAGTCATGCACCACATGAAGACCACCACGCCGCCGGTGATCAAGAGGGATATACCGCAGTGCGTCGAGGATCAAGCCAATCACAAATCCAAATCCTTCTGCACCCAGGTCGAGAACTATCCGGATCTGTCGCTCATCAAGGGAAAACTGTCGCAGAACTTCTCCAATTTCTTCAGTGATCCCGAGCCCGTTCCCGTGGATATCAGTTCGCGATTGGGCCCCAATGATGAGGTTTTCCTGTGCAGGAGCCGTCGGAGGTACCTGTACCCCAAGTCGGGCCTGAAGTCGGACAACACCTGGCAGTTCATAGTCAACAACGATGAGTTCAAGCAAGGCATACTGATCGAAGAGTGCGA GAACGAGGAAATGCCCTGTGACTACTCCTTGAGCTTTCCGCAGCGATATAAGCCCATCTGCAAGCAGCACTACGTGTTGCGAATGCTGGCCAGCATCCGCAATACGAGCGGCGAGCTGGATGTGGGACAGGAGTCCTTCAAGATACCCTCCTGCTGCAAGTGCGTGCTCAAAGTCCTCTAA
- the spz gene encoding protein spaetzle isoform X3, which produces MPPMWYQLIKILVLLFALFTTIVCINSEISKRREAEAAAAAAAAELAAMAAAGAAGGGGPPNSTDMSDFMSDNLLDILRNMAKEHPDIQEGRDHQLRPEELPATDLDVLITEIFKVTDDAGVHIFDTTITDNAPLMPIHTMIDHQSQPQQPTQPQSKPQAQPQPQPSHYHQYHSLSQQDQYFKVQRSPDGKLNLVFNDTFVSLQGTNPTTVPEQQDQAQRTRQPPENLMHHMKTTTPPVIKRDIPQCVEDQANHKSKSFCTQVENYPDLSLIKGKLSQNFSNFFSDPEPVPVDISSRLGPNDEVFLCRSRRRYLYPKSGLKSDNTWQFIVNNDEFKQGILIEECENEEMPCDYSLSFPQRYKPICKQHYVLRMLASIRNTSGELDVGQESFKIPSCCKCVLKVL; this is translated from the exons ATGCCGCCCATGTGGTACCAGCTGATCAAAATTTTGGTGCTCCTCTTCGCCCTCTTTACCACG ATAGTTTGTATCAATAGCGAAATATCGAAACGACGTGAAGctgaggcagcggcagcggctgcagctgcagaatTGGCCGCCATGGCAGCTGCCGGAGCTGCGGGAGGCGGAGGCCCTCCCAACTCCACAGATATGTCCGACTTTATGTCCGATAATCTGCTGGACATCCTACGGAACATGGCCAAGGAGCATCCAGACATACAGGAAGGAAGGGATCATCAGTTGCGGCCGGAGGAG TTGCCCGCCACGGATCTCGATGTACTCATTACTGAGATTTTCAAGGTGACCGACGACGCAGGTGTACATATTTTTGAT ACAACGATAACGGACAATGCACCCCTCATGCCCATACACACCATGATCGACcaccagtcccagccccagcaaccgacacagccacagtctaagccacaggcacagccacagccacagccaagccATTACCATCAATATCACAGCCTGAGCCAACAAGATCAATACTTCAAAGTGCAGCGCTCACCGGACGGCAAGCTGAATCTCGTCTTTAACGATACGTTCGTCTCTTTGCAGGGGACCAATCCGACAACGGTGCCAGAGCAACAGGATCAGGCCCAAAGGACGCGACAGCCGCCAGAGAACC TCATGCACCACATGAAGACCACCACGCCGCCGGTGATCAAGAGGGATATACCGCAGTGCGTCGAGGATCAAGCCAATCACAAATCCAAATCCTTCTGCACCCAGGTCGAGAACTATCCGGATCTGTCGCTCATCAAGGGAAAACTGTCGCAGAACTTCTCCAATTTCTTCAGTGATCCCGAGCCCGTTCCCGTGGATATCAGTTCGCGATTGGGCCCCAATGATGAGGTTTTCCTGTGCAGGAGCCGTCGGAGGTACCTGTACCCCAAGTCGGGCCTGAAGTCGGACAACACCTGGCAGTTCATAGTCAACAACGATGAGTTCAAGCAAGGCATACTGATCGAAGAGTGCGA GAACGAGGAAATGCCCTGTGACTACTCCTTGAGCTTTCCGCAGCGATATAAGCCCATCTGCAAGCAGCACTACGTGTTGCGAATGCTGGCCAGCATCCGCAATACGAGCGGCGAGCTGGATGTGGGACAGGAGTCCTTCAAGATACCCTCCTGCTGCAAGTGCGTGCTCAAAGTCCTCTAA
- the spz gene encoding protein spaetzle isoform X10: MPPMWYQLIKILVLLFALFTTIVCINSEISKRREAEAAAAAAAAELAAMAAAGAAGGGGPPNSTDMSDFMSDNLLDILRNMAKEHPDIQEGRDHQLRPEELPATDLDVLITEIFKVTDDAGVHIFDGTNPTTVPEQQDQAQRTRQPPENPVMHHMKTTTPPVIKRDIPQCVEDQANHKSKSFCTQVENYPDLSLIKGKLSQNFSNFFSDPEPVPVDISSRLGPNDEVFLCRSRRRYLYPKSGLKSDNTWQFIVNNDEFKQGILIEECENEEMPCDYSLSFPQRYKPICKQHYVLRMLASIRNTSGELDVGQESFKIPSCCKCVLKVL; this comes from the exons ATGCCGCCCATGTGGTACCAGCTGATCAAAATTTTGGTGCTCCTCTTCGCCCTCTTTACCACG ATAGTTTGTATCAATAGCGAAATATCGAAACGACGTGAAGctgaggcagcggcagcggctgcagctgcagaatTGGCCGCCATGGCAGCTGCCGGAGCTGCGGGAGGCGGAGGCCCTCCCAACTCCACAGATATGTCCGACTTTATGTCCGATAATCTGCTGGACATCCTACGGAACATGGCCAAGGAGCATCCAGACATACAGGAAGGAAGGGATCATCAGTTGCGGCCGGAGGAG TTGCCCGCCACGGATCTCGATGTACTCATTACTGAGATTTTCAAGGTGACCGACGACGCAGGTGTACATATTTTTGAT GGGACCAATCCGACAACGGTGCCAGAGCAACAGGATCAGGCCCAAAGGACGCGACAGCCGCCAGAGAACC CAGTCATGCACCACATGAAGACCACCACGCCGCCGGTGATCAAGAGGGATATACCGCAGTGCGTCGAGGATCAAGCCAATCACAAATCCAAATCCTTCTGCACCCAGGTCGAGAACTATCCGGATCTGTCGCTCATCAAGGGAAAACTGTCGCAGAACTTCTCCAATTTCTTCAGTGATCCCGAGCCCGTTCCCGTGGATATCAGTTCGCGATTGGGCCCCAATGATGAGGTTTTCCTGTGCAGGAGCCGTCGGAGGTACCTGTACCCCAAGTCGGGCCTGAAGTCGGACAACACCTGGCAGTTCATAGTCAACAACGATGAGTTCAAGCAAGGCATACTGATCGAAGAGTGCGA GAACGAGGAAATGCCCTGTGACTACTCCTTGAGCTTTCCGCAGCGATATAAGCCCATCTGCAAGCAGCACTACGTGTTGCGAATGCTGGCCAGCATCCGCAATACGAGCGGCGAGCTGGATGTGGGACAGGAGTCCTTCAAGATACCCTCCTGCTGCAAGTGCGTGCTCAAAGTCCTCTAA
- the spz gene encoding protein spaetzle isoform X6 has protein sequence MPPMWYQLIKILVLLFALFTTIVCINSEISKRREAEAAAAAAAAELAAMAAAGAAGGGGPPNSTDMSDFMSDNLLDILRNMAKEHPDIQEGRDHQLRPEELPATDLDVLITEIFKVTDDAGVHIFDTTITDNAPLMPIHTMIDHQSQPQQPTQPQSKPQAQPQPQPSHYHQYHSLSQQDQYFKGTNPTTVPEQQDQAQRTRQPPENPVMHHMKTTTPPVIKRDIPQCVEDQANHKSKSFCTQVENYPDLSLIKGKLSQNFSNFFSDPEPVPVDISSRLGPNDEVFLCRSRRRYLYPKSGLKSDNTWQFIVNNDEFKQGILIEECENEEMPCDYSLSFPQRYKPICKQHYVLRMLASIRNTSGELDVGQESFKIPSCCKCVLKVL, from the exons ATGCCGCCCATGTGGTACCAGCTGATCAAAATTTTGGTGCTCCTCTTCGCCCTCTTTACCACG ATAGTTTGTATCAATAGCGAAATATCGAAACGACGTGAAGctgaggcagcggcagcggctgcagctgcagaatTGGCCGCCATGGCAGCTGCCGGAGCTGCGGGAGGCGGAGGCCCTCCCAACTCCACAGATATGTCCGACTTTATGTCCGATAATCTGCTGGACATCCTACGGAACATGGCCAAGGAGCATCCAGACATACAGGAAGGAAGGGATCATCAGTTGCGGCCGGAGGAG TTGCCCGCCACGGATCTCGATGTACTCATTACTGAGATTTTCAAGGTGACCGACGACGCAGGTGTACATATTTTTGAT ACAACGATAACGGACAATGCACCCCTCATGCCCATACACACCATGATCGACcaccagtcccagccccagcaaccgacacagccacagtctaagccacaggcacagccacagccacagccaagccATTACCATCAATATCACAGCCTGAGCCAACAAGATCAATACTTCAAA GGGACCAATCCGACAACGGTGCCAGAGCAACAGGATCAGGCCCAAAGGACGCGACAGCCGCCAGAGAACC CAGTCATGCACCACATGAAGACCACCACGCCGCCGGTGATCAAGAGGGATATACCGCAGTGCGTCGAGGATCAAGCCAATCACAAATCCAAATCCTTCTGCACCCAGGTCGAGAACTATCCGGATCTGTCGCTCATCAAGGGAAAACTGTCGCAGAACTTCTCCAATTTCTTCAGTGATCCCGAGCCCGTTCCCGTGGATATCAGTTCGCGATTGGGCCCCAATGATGAGGTTTTCCTGTGCAGGAGCCGTCGGAGGTACCTGTACCCCAAGTCGGGCCTGAAGTCGGACAACACCTGGCAGTTCATAGTCAACAACGATGAGTTCAAGCAAGGCATACTGATCGAAGAGTGCGA GAACGAGGAAATGCCCTGTGACTACTCCTTGAGCTTTCCGCAGCGATATAAGCCCATCTGCAAGCAGCACTACGTGTTGCGAATGCTGGCCAGCATCCGCAATACGAGCGGCGAGCTGGATGTGGGACAGGAGTCCTTCAAGATACCCTCCTGCTGCAAGTGCGTGCTCAAAGTCCTCTAA